Proteins found in one Miscanthus floridulus cultivar M001 chromosome 4, ASM1932011v1, whole genome shotgun sequence genomic segment:
- the LOC136549477 gene encoding glycine-rich RNA-binding protein RZ1C-like: MAEDKVGRIFVGGLSWDTTERTLERTFGQYGKVIEAQVVVERETGRSRGFGFVTFSEPRAVDAAIRGMHNGELDGRNISVNKAQPRNSDDGYGYGGGGGYSSGARGGYRSGGDVVPAASDDCFKCGRPGHWARECPYSDGSGRTGRYSPGSRYGGGTGGRGDRFGGSDRLARYDDDRYDGGRYVDSRDTYYGAGRDRYASDRYAPAADRYSGDRYSGADRYASSGFARERSYERDGGRSNGGYYRDDPRGTGGYGRGGSRGGGSGGGGGPARFGGSYRDRPAPYDRPSRGGAARAYDDRY; this comes from the exons ATGGCGGAGGACAAGGTGGGGCGGATCTTCGTCGGCGGGCTGTCGTGGGACACCACGGAGCGCACGCTCGAGCGCACCTTCGGCCAGTACGGCAAGGTCATCGAGGCACAG GTTGTAGTGGAAAGGGAGACAGGCCGCTCGAGGGGATTTGGATTTGTCACATTTTCAGAACCTCGGGCTGTGGATGCTGCCATTCGGGGAATGCATAATGGAGAACTGGATGGCCGTAATATTTCTGTGAACAAAGCTCAACCTAGGAACTCTGATGATGGCTATGgatatggtggtggtggtggttactCGTCTGGTGCCAGAGGTGGATATCGTAGTGGAGGTGATGTAGTTCCAGCAGCAAGTGATGATTGTTTCAAATGTGGCCGCCCTGGACATTGGGCTCGTGAATGCCCTTATTCAGATGGAAGTGGTAGAACTGGAAGGTACTCTCCTGGTTCAAGGTATGGTGGTGGCACTGGGGGGCGTGGTGACCGCTTTGGAGGATCAGATCGTTTGGCTCGCTACGATGATGATCGATAtgatggtggccgctatgtagacAGCAGGGATACTTATTATGGTGCTGGGCGTGATCGTTATGCTAGTGATCGCTATGCGCCAGCAGCAGACCGCTATTCTGGTGACAGGTACAGTGGTGCAGATCGTTATGCGTCCAGTGGCTTTGCCAGAGAAAGGAGCTATGAGAGAGATGGAGGGAGGTCCAATGGAGGTTACTACCGTGATGATCCGAGGGGCACTGGTGGCTATGGCAGAGGTGGTTCAcgtggcggcggcagcggtggcggtggtgggccTGCTCGCTTTGGTGGGAGTTACCGAGATAGGCCTGCTCCATATGACCGTCCTAGCAGGGGAGGGGCAGCTCGTGCTTATGATGATCGTTACTGA
- the LOC136551036 gene encoding probable D-2-hydroxyglutarate dehydrogenase, mitochondrial isoform X1, producing MARREAARLLRRLGPLAVESPTRGMPHSQHESANRIVNSCRRFHWIPSLQRPLCGPTTSGGIYEGQSSAKKACEVQKRTFGSAATHIQRNPAYSELNSDDVSYFKSILGENGVVQDEDRVAVANVDWMGKYSGASQLLLLPKNTTEVSKILSYCNTRRLAVVPQGGNTGLVGGSVPVYDEVIVGLSGMDKIISFDNVNGILTCEAGCVLENLSNFVENEGFIMPLDLGAKGSCHIGGNVSTNAGGLRFIRYGSLHGSVLGLEVVLADGTILDMLTTLRKDNTGYDLKHLFIGSEGSLGVVTKISVLTPAKLPSTNVAFLSCNDYKSCQKLLLAARRSLGEILSAFEFMDHHCIDLAMRHLEGVHNPLPASPYKFYVLIEITGSDESYDKTKLEAFLLRSMEDGLVADGVIAQDISQASNFWRIREGISEASVKVGAVYKYDLSIPVEKLYDIVEEMRCRLGDSAEVLGYGHLGDGNLHLNILSSKYDDNTLERIEPFVYEWTSAQRGSISAEHGLGLMKAEKIHYSKSPEAVQLMASIKKLLDPNSILNPYKVLPQSVL from the exons ATGGCGCGGCGCGAGGCGGCGAGGCTTCTCCGCCGCCTGGGCCCGCTCGCGGTCGAGTCGCCGACGCGAG GCATGCCTCATAGTCAACATGAATCCGCAAACCGCATTGTGAATTCTTGTAGAAGATTCCACTGGATTCCCAGTCTACAGCGCCCTCTGTGTGGACCTACAACTAGTGGGGGAATATATGAAGGCCAAAGCAGTGCTAAGAAGGCTTGTGAAGTTCAGAAGCGCACATTTGGTTCTGCTGCAACACACATTCAGAGGAATCCAGCCTATTCAGAGCTGAACTCTGATGATGTTTCTTACTTCAAGAGCATCTTGGGTGAAAATGGTGTAGTTCAGGATGAAGACAGAGTCGCAGTTGCAAATGTAGATTGGATGGGTAAATATAGCGGTGCTAGTCAGCTACTACTGTTACCAAAAAATACTACAGAG GTTTCTAAGATTCTTTCATATTGCAACACCAGACGATTGGCTGTAGTTCCACAGGGTGGCAACACAGGTCTTGTAGGTGGCAGTGTGCCTGTTTATGATGAG GTGATTGTTGGCCTCTCCGGAATGGACAAAATCATTTCCTTTGATAAT GTAAATGGTATTCTTACTTGTGAAGCTGGTTGTGTGTTGGAGAATTTAAGTAACTTCGTGGAAAATGAAGG GTTTATTATGCCACTTGACTTGGGAGCGAAAGGTAGTTGCCACATTGGTGGGAATGTTTCAACTAATGCCGGTGGCCTGCGTTTCATACGCTATGGTTCACTTCATGGAAGTGTACTCG GTCTTGAAGTTGTCCTGGCTGATGGGACTATCCTTGATATGCTTACTACTTTAAGGAAAGACAATACTGGGTATGATCTGAAGCACTTATTTATTG GAAGTGAAGGCTCACTAGGAGTAGTCACCAAAATATCAGTACTTACGCCTGCGAAGCTTCCATCAACTAATGTTGCATTTCTTTCCTGCAATGACTACAAAAGCTGCCAG AAATTACTGCTGGCAGCAAGGAGGAGCTTGGGTGAGATCTTGTCCGCATTTGAATTCATGGATCATCACTGTATTGATCTG GCTATGCGACATTTGGAAGGAGTTCACAATCCGTTGCCTGCATCCCCATACAAATTTTATGTTTTAATTGAGATAACAGGAAGTGATGAATCATATGACAA AACAAAACTGGAAGCATTTTTGTTGCGTTCAATGGAAGATGGTCTAGTAGCTGATGGTGTTATCGCGCAGGATATCAGCCAAGCATCAAACTTTTGGCGTATCCGTGAG GGTATATCAGAAGCATCTGTCAAAGTTGGTGCTGTGTATAAATATGACTTGTCCATACCTGTAGAGAAGCTCTATGATATTGTTGAAGAAATGCGCTGCCGTCTTG GTGATAGTGCAGAGGTATTGGGCTATGGCCACCTTGGAGATGGGAATCTGCATTTAAACATTCTATCAAGCAAATATGACGACAAT ACTCTTGAACGAATTGAACCATTTGTCTATGAATGGACTTCAGCACAAAGAGGAAGCATCAGTGCAGAGCATGGTTTGGGGCTAATGAAAGCTGAGAAGATTCACTACAGCAAATCACCTGAAGCA GTGCAACTAATGGCCTCCATCAAGAAGTTGCTGGACCCCAATTCGATCCTGAACCCCTACAAGGTTCTGCCGCAGTCTGTACTGTAG
- the LOC136551036 gene encoding probable D-2-hydroxyglutarate dehydrogenase, mitochondrial isoform X2: MDKIISFDNVNGILTCEAGCVLENLSNFVENEGFIMPLDLGAKGSCHIGGNVSTNAGGLRFIRYGSLHGSVLGLEVVLADGTILDMLTTLRKDNTGYDLKHLFIGSEGSLGVVTKISVLTPAKLPSTNVAFLSCNDYKSCQKLLLAARRSLGEILSAFEFMDHHCIDLAMRHLEGVHNPLPASPYKFYVLIEITGSDESYDKTKLEAFLLRSMEDGLVADGVIAQDISQASNFWRIREGISEASVKVGAVYKYDLSIPVEKLYDIVEEMRCRLGDSAEVLGYGHLGDGNLHLNILSSKYDDNTLERIEPFVYEWTSAQRGSISAEHGLGLMKAEKIHYSKSPEAVQLMASIKKLLDPNSILNPYKVLPQSVL, from the exons ATGGACAAAATCATTTCCTTTGATAAT GTAAATGGTATTCTTACTTGTGAAGCTGGTTGTGTGTTGGAGAATTTAAGTAACTTCGTGGAAAATGAAGG GTTTATTATGCCACTTGACTTGGGAGCGAAAGGTAGTTGCCACATTGGTGGGAATGTTTCAACTAATGCCGGTGGCCTGCGTTTCATACGCTATGGTTCACTTCATGGAAGTGTACTCG GTCTTGAAGTTGTCCTGGCTGATGGGACTATCCTTGATATGCTTACTACTTTAAGGAAAGACAATACTGGGTATGATCTGAAGCACTTATTTATTG GAAGTGAAGGCTCACTAGGAGTAGTCACCAAAATATCAGTACTTACGCCTGCGAAGCTTCCATCAACTAATGTTGCATTTCTTTCCTGCAATGACTACAAAAGCTGCCAG AAATTACTGCTGGCAGCAAGGAGGAGCTTGGGTGAGATCTTGTCCGCATTTGAATTCATGGATCATCACTGTATTGATCTG GCTATGCGACATTTGGAAGGAGTTCACAATCCGTTGCCTGCATCCCCATACAAATTTTATGTTTTAATTGAGATAACAGGAAGTGATGAATCATATGACAA AACAAAACTGGAAGCATTTTTGTTGCGTTCAATGGAAGATGGTCTAGTAGCTGATGGTGTTATCGCGCAGGATATCAGCCAAGCATCAAACTTTTGGCGTATCCGTGAG GGTATATCAGAAGCATCTGTCAAAGTTGGTGCTGTGTATAAATATGACTTGTCCATACCTGTAGAGAAGCTCTATGATATTGTTGAAGAAATGCGCTGCCGTCTTG GTGATAGTGCAGAGGTATTGGGCTATGGCCACCTTGGAGATGGGAATCTGCATTTAAACATTCTATCAAGCAAATATGACGACAAT ACTCTTGAACGAATTGAACCATTTGTCTATGAATGGACTTCAGCACAAAGAGGAAGCATCAGTGCAGAGCATGGTTTGGGGCTAATGAAAGCTGAGAAGATTCACTACAGCAAATCACCTGAAGCA GTGCAACTAATGGCCTCCATCAAGAAGTTGCTGGACCCCAATTCGATCCTGAACCCCTACAAGGTTCTGCCGCAGTCTGTACTGTAG